The sequence CCTCATCGCGCTGGGAGTCGGCATCGCCGGCTACTTCCACCTGGCCGGGAACGGCCGGGTCCAGCTCTTCGTCCGGCTCGGCGCGAGCTTCGTCATCGGCGGCGCCCTGATGGCGGCCCTGGCCACCTACGCCTACCGCAAGACATACGAGAGCGTCGAGAAGGGCGAGTACGGCAGCACCATGACCCTCACGCTGCTGCTGGGGG comes from Candidatus Rokuibacteriota bacterium and encodes:
- a CDS encoding DUF202 domain-containing protein, which translates into the protein MTWDRSSDQHELARERTAEARRRTHLANERTYAAWVRTALALIALGVGIAGYFHLAGNGRVQLFVRLGASFVIGGALMAALATYAYRKTYESVEKGEYGSTMTLTLLLGAIPILLGLLALVMIILQ